Within Dysgonomonas sp. HDW5A, the genomic segment GTATTCCCTTCTTTTCTATTTCAGGAAAGTCACGATTGACAGGAGCTTTGTTATACTGTACTATTATATAGACAATAATAACTATTGCGGCTATTATGGTTCCTGAAATTATTCCGAATCGTTTTTTACTTTTCATAGCTTCGGGTTATAAGCACATTGTATTACGTAATTTCAACTGTTTAATGACCGCCTCAGAAATAAAAGCTCCGCGAGCCGATCAATTTGTGAAGTTCCATGAAAGTCCGAATTTGAAAATCATCGGATTTACAGGGTAATTAGGAACTGTGTAATAGTTCGAATCGCCATAGTTTTGAGCAATATTGTACATCATAAGAAAGAATCGTGTCTTTTTTAGATGAAGATTGATGTATGCTGTGGAAAAAGGAAAATTACCTACCTGAACATCAGTTTGATTGACAAATTGCCCTAAAGCCGGGTCATAGCCTTGTGCATGATATTTTGTTTGATAAAGAGCATCTACACCCAATTGCATGGTTAAGACCTTGGCTAATGAGGTCTTAATATAAAGATTGGTATATATACTGAATCTGGGAACAGGAATAACTTCGTCTTTTGTACTTTTCTGAAAAGCTACTTGATTGTCCCAGTGTAGAATTCCGTAATGTAACTTCTGATCGAGACGTAGAGAGAATACTTGAGATTCGCCTTGTTTCGGTTTTATTCCTAAAGACGATTCGCCTTGATTGCGTTGTATATAAATATAGTCTGTGAGATTTTCTACACCTCCGCTTATTCGGGTTTGTGTATGAGGTATGTAAATTTCTCCTCCGGCATATATACGAACTGTATTGTTTAAAGAATCTTTTTCGCTCCAGTTATAATATTTGGATGTAAAATACCTTTGAAAATATTGAGGTACTAAATGTTTAATATATCCATTTGCTTTTACTATGGCTTTTTGACCTTTTATGTTGATAGTTGTGCTTATATCTGCGTTGAGTTTAAATGCGCCTTGATCGTATCCTAAGACTCCAAATTCTGCACCAAGATTGTATTTTAAAACTTCTCCTTTTTCTTTGGCTAAGATCCCCCCGATGAATGTAGATGACTCTTTTTGATCAGTCGTAGCCAACCACATCAATTGCTCCATTGGTTTACGGTACAATCTATTGTCTTGCTGTATGTAAGCAGTTAATCCAAATTTGACCCAGTCTCGAAATCCTTCATTAAGAGATATTCCCAATGTGTTTTTGAACGAGTAGTAAGCCATTTGGTCATTAACGGGTTGTCCCTTGCTGTCTGTGAAATTATAGAAATCATTTAAGCCTTCTATATCCTTACTGTAAAACCGACGGCGTTGATCAGTATAACTGTTGGTCAGAATGACACTGGCAACGGGTATGAATTTTTGAGTACCTTCTTTTTCGTAACCGAGATTATACTTATTTGTTATATAAAGGTGTTTGCCTCTTAAATAGTTCCAGGTATCTGAAAGGTTTGTAGCATAATTAAGTGAATTTCCTTTTCCGAGCGGATCAGAATCAGGGTTATTGAAATTTACACCTCCGTCTTCGGAATGTGTGTAATTATTATTAGCTACAAACGCATGCATCTGATACTTGTCGCTCACATAGGCAGCATAGAAATCGTAGCTTATTTGTTTATCAGCATTATATTGGTAAAAACCGCGTGAATAAACATAATCGATATCGAAGCCAACAGTTAAATTTTTATTGAAGCTTATTGACATCTCTCCTGTAAACCTTTCTTCCTTGCTTTGACGGCTTCCTCCCGATTGGTACATAATATTGGAGTAAGGCTGCTTGGTGCTTAAAAATCGCTGGTTCCCCGGAGTTTTATAATAGAATTTATAAGGTTCCAAAAACTGGAATAACGAAGCTTCTTCTTTTTCGAAGAAAATTTTAGAGTGGGCGGGCGAACCCCAATTGCCCAGATAGCCAATTGCCAGGCCTTGCCCTTCAACAAGGCTTTCCCTATGAAAGTCATATAGCATGGTATCCATTGGTACGGGAATACGTTCGCCCAGAAGAGGATTAATTTTCCATGCAGGAACTGCCGGTGGTATCTTATTTAAAGAATCGAGCTTTAGTGTGGCTTTATTAATTATGGGTTGATCTGCTTTAGGGGTAGTCGCAGCAGCAAAAGTACTGTCGTTATCGAAAATGAAACGAGGTTCTTGTGCCTGAATTGCAAGCACAAATGTACATATATATATAAGGGTAAAAGCGATTCTTTTCATCGCCACAAACTTACATAAAAAAACAGAAATAGGCGAAGCGTTTATTTCTAAATTATAGTTAAGGTCACAGACCTTTTATATACTTATGTTTACCTAAGCAACAAAAGAAGCTGTGACCTTATGTGCCTTATTTTACTCTTGTCCATATTTGATTTCGACCAAAAGCCGAAATGCCGACATAGCCTCTCACTTTTAATTTGTCGTTATCATCAAGTGAAACAGTACATTTATATAGTTTCCCTGAGCTTGGATCTAGAATTTTTCCGTTCGAGTATTCTTTACCATCTTTAGATAATCCTTTGATGACATACAATCCTAAGACCGGTTTATCTTTATCTGAATCAGGGCAATTGTTGCATTTTGCATTTTTCTTTTCAGGATTAAGTATTTCTATTACTTTTCCGTAAATTTTACCGTCTTTTTCGGTTATTTCTACAATCGATTTAGCATCCCCTGTCGCATCATCAAAGGTTTTCCATTTTCCAATAACACTTTGAGCGTTTAATGAAAATACGCTTACCAGAAATACCAATAAAATTGAAATTTTTATTTTTTTCATTTGTTTGAGCTTGTTGCCTTTTTTAATTAATATAATTGTTTAATACTTTATGTTGAATAGTTAGCAAATTTGTGTATTCTAGCTAACTGTTTATTCTCCTAGTTACGTTTAGTCAATACCAGTCGTTGGGTTACTACTTCGGGTATCTCATCTTCATAATGTGTTACATATATCAATGCCTTATCATTGGTACAAAAATCCTCTATAATCTTTTTTATGCGATATTTATTTGCTGCATCCAGTCCATGTAAAGGCTCATCGAGAATGAGTAAATCAGGATTCTTTACAAAAACACGTGCTAATAATACCAAGCGTTGCTCTCCTGTTGATATATTGAGAAATGATATGTCTTTAATGTTTTCAATTCCAAATGTTTTCATCCATTCTAATGCCACAATTTCCTGCTCTTCACTGCACTTCTTGTAAAGACCGATGGTGTCGAAGAACCCTGATCCGACAACGTCAAGGCAGCGTACATTTTTTAGGTAATAGAGGTGCATTTCGGGTGAAATATATCCGATATGTTTTTTTATATCCCAAATACTTTCGCCCGAACCTCTTTTGCGGTCGAACAAAGTTATATCGTTAGCATATGCTTGAGGGTTATCTCCCGAAACTAAACTGAGTAGTGTAGATTTACCCGATCCATTTTCTCCTAATAAAGCCCATTTTTCTCCTCGCTTTACCTGCCAATTAAGCTCCTTTAATATCGTACGTGTTCCGTATCGTATATTTATATTCTTAAATAAGAGAGCATTTTCGAATGAAAATTGATCCGTAGAGTTATCAAGAAGAGTTGAAATATCAGCTTTATTTTCTGTATTAAACAGATTCTTCTGTAGGCTTGCATCTTTTAAAAACTCTTCGCGGCTTATAGCAGGCAGTAAAGATTTGTTCTTTATGGGTAGAATATGTGTAATAATTGCAGGTAAGTCCTTTGGGTGCGAAAGGATTAATACGATTTGAAGATTTTCCAGTCGGGATAATTTCGCCAAAACTTCATTAAGCATCTCTCTTGATTTGGCATCTAATCCAATAAAGGGATTGTCTAAAATCAAAATACGAGGCTTTGTTAGCAGCGATCTTACAATCAAGGTTTTCCTGAGTTCTCCACTTGATAGTAGATTAATCGGTTTTTCAACAAGATCTTCAATTTTAAATGCAGTGATAAGCATCTTTACCCATTCTTCTTCTCCTTTCGAAAATAAGTCTCTTACAATGGGTACCTCATGCTCGTCACCAGCATTCCAACGTTGTTGATAGTAGCTGTTTTGTATATCGGCAAGGCTATAAATATCACGAAAGGCAACACACTTTACAATGGAGTTGATACTGATATTATTCTTACTGATTATTTCTCCTGATCTTAAGGCGTGCTTTCCTAATAGAATATCTATCAGTAAAGTCTTGCCTCCTCCATTAGGTCCGATAATAGCCCAATGTTGATTGTCTTTTACAGCCCAGTTGATAGGTTGTGAGAATGCTAATGTATTGATGCGGGGAACCGCATTTTTTATTTCTACAAGATTATCTGTTTCCATCTATTTTAATTTCCGATTGTAAAAGTAGTTATTTTGTTGGTCGCAATAAATAAAAAAGTATCACCCATTTTGTGGTAATACTTCTTTATTATAATCGAATTACAACTATCTTTAATTTGTCGATAATGTGAGTAGCGGAAATATCTTTTTTATATTTTCCTCAATTTGTGAAGCCAATACATCTATTGGTATCTCCAATGTATTTGCCACTTCGTTGTATATATCTTCAATAGATATTTCCGAAATATCTGTTTCACAAAATAGCCTGTCTAAAGGTATTGCTCGGATAGCATCGTCATTAAAACGATCATTGACCGAGAAGTAGAATCCGTGAGACAATAATTGTTTCGCTAGTTCTATTTTTCCTTTGTAGCCATGAATAATCCAAGGTTGGCGTGGCTTATACGTTTTTTTGATATGCAGTAATTCGTCCCATGCCTTAACACAGTGAATAATTAAGGGCTTTTGCAGTTGTTCCGATAATTCGACTTGCCGTTCGAATAAGGCCTGCTGAATAGTCAGTTCCGGACCTTTTAATTTGTCGAGGCCTGCTTCTCCGATTGCTATAATACGGGGATCGTCTGCAATTTCTTTTAAAAATTTAAGTTGGGGTTCTGCATCTTCTGAGTACCAGGGATGTACTCCGCACGAAAACCAAGGATAGTTATCGTTGTCTTTGGCATATTCAAAACCAAGAGGATATACATTTACAATATTAGTAATGTTTTGCCTCAGACCCTCGTCATCATCCGGGTTCGGTGAAGGAGCGTCATGCGTATGTATGTCATATAAGTCCATAAAACAATTAAGAAT encodes:
- a CDS encoding putative porin — translated: MKRIAFTLIYICTFVLAIQAQEPRFIFDNDSTFAAATTPKADQPIINKATLKLDSLNKIPPAVPAWKINPLLGERIPVPMDTMLYDFHRESLVEGQGLAIGYLGNWGSPAHSKIFFEKEEASLFQFLEPYKFYYKTPGNQRFLSTKQPYSNIMYQSGGSRQSKEERFTGEMSISFNKNLTVGFDIDYVYSRGFYQYNADKQISYDFYAAYVSDKYQMHAFVANNNYTHSEDGGVNFNNPDSDPLGKGNSLNYATNLSDTWNYLRGKHLYITNKYNLGYEKEGTQKFIPVASVILTNSYTDQRRRFYSKDIEGLNDFYNFTDSKGQPVNDQMAYYSFKNTLGISLNEGFRDWVKFGLTAYIQQDNRLYRKPMEQLMWLATTDQKESSTFIGGILAKEKGEVLKYNLGAEFGVLGYDQGAFKLNADISTTINIKGQKAIVKANGYIKHLVPQYFQRYFTSKYYNWSEKDSLNNTVRIYAGGEIYIPHTQTRISGGVENLTDYIYIQRNQGESSLGIKPKQGESQVFSLRLDQKLHYGILHWDNQVAFQKSTKDEVIPVPRFSIYTNLYIKTSLAKVLTMQLGVDALYQTKYHAQGYDPALGQFVNQTDVQVGNFPFSTAYINLHLKKTRFFLMMYNIAQNYGDSNYYTVPNYPVNPMIFKFGLSWNFTN
- a CDS encoding DUF2147 domain-containing protein: MKKIKISILLVFLVSVFSLNAQSVIGKWKTFDDATGDAKSIVEITEKDGKIYGKVIEILNPEKKNAKCNNCPDSDKDKPVLGLYVIKGLSKDGKEYSNGKILDPSSGKLYKCTVSLDDNDKLKVRGYVGISAFGRNQIWTRVK
- a CDS encoding ATP-binding cassette domain-containing protein, with the protein product METDNLVEIKNAVPRINTLAFSQPINWAVKDNQHWAIIGPNGGGKTLLIDILLGKHALRSGEIISKNNISINSIVKCVAFRDIYSLADIQNSYYQQRWNAGDEHEVPIVRDLFSKGEEEWVKMLITAFKIEDLVEKPINLLSSGELRKTLIVRSLLTKPRILILDNPFIGLDAKSREMLNEVLAKLSRLENLQIVLILSHPKDLPAIITHILPIKNKSLLPAISREEFLKDASLQKNLFNTENKADISTLLDNSTDQFSFENALLFKNINIRYGTRTILKELNWQVKRGEKWALLGENGSGKSTLLSLVSGDNPQAYANDITLFDRKRGSGESIWDIKKHIGYISPEMHLYYLKNVRCLDVVGSGFFDTIGLYKKCSEEQEIVALEWMKTFGIENIKDISFLNISTGEQRLVLLARVFVKNPDLLILDEPLHGLDAANKYRIKKIIEDFCTNDKALIYVTHYEDEIPEVVTQRLVLTKRN
- a CDS encoding TatD family hydrolase, translated to MDLYDIHTHDAPSPNPDDDEGLRQNITNIVNVYPLGFEYAKDNDNYPWFSCGVHPWYSEDAEPQLKFLKEIADDPRIIAIGEAGLDKLKGPELTIQQALFERQVELSEQLQKPLIIHCVKAWDELLHIKKTYKPRQPWIIHGYKGKIELAKQLLSHGFYFSVNDRFNDDAIRAIPLDRLFCETDISEISIEDIYNEVANTLEIPIDVLASQIEENIKKIFPLLTLSTN